The genomic DNA ATTTAAGAGTCTACCGCAAAACttacatattttaaaagttttttttttaggaacatATTTTAAGAGTTGAGGAGTGAAGAACTGCATATTCGAATTAGCCTTTAAAACATAAGTGTTTATGCAACCTTTAACTATATGAGTTGGACGTACTAGATTAATTATCATTGTTTTTAAACTTAATTATCATTAACTTTGAGCACTCATGTAAAATATGATGCACTGTAGCACTACATCCTCATTAGGGATGGCAAAATGGATTGGACCCGTCGGATTGACCGGTTTAACCCGCTATTTTTAGCGGGGTGGGTTGAGATTTTGAACTTGCCATAAGTAGGGTGCCCGCTCCGCCTAACCTGCTAAAAAACGGGGCGGTGACGGCGGCAGGGCGGATTGGACCGTTGGGTtgatatattaaaaagaaactatatttttcacttctttttatttataagtcaCAATCAATTTATCAATTTTCACCTTCACATAATgggaaaaaaatacaattaattttatcacttttgtttatgattttagcCTTATATTTTTCACAATTAGTTAATTTATAACTCAtggaattttattttcaatatgttaTTGATTTATTATAGAATTTTAGGACATGTAATTTATAtgtttgaataattatttttatatttttactggAGTCACTAGTTATATATTTAGATTTCTTTAAATTtgctttaaatttatatatttttacattgtttatatgaagattttaattaaaaaaatttaaaaaaaacattgacgGATCAATCCGTCAGTCCGCTATAAAACGGAGCGGGGGTAAGATTTTCAACCTTATTTCTCTAATTAGCTCGCCTCGTTCCGCCTCTTTTTAGACTGGTTATTGACAGGACGGGACGGGTCGGCCCTTTTTGCCATCCGTAATCCTCATCGCATCACATATCAGCTTTTGCCATCTTATAAGGGGCtataatcataatcaaaattgaaaatacaaCCAAAATAGAAGTTTCGTGATCATTCTTCAATTTCTGTGTCGCAAGAATTTAATTCCTTTAGACAGACAATCTTTTGGATTGCAATATGGATAAAAACATTGCCattaatgaaaaatttaattatcatgcTTCGTTGACAAAAATTGTGCTATTTTCGGTAAATAGGAAAGAGAAAAAACTCAAGGCTATGAAACACGGATACGAAcgtcggacacgacacggatAATGATACATCGAcactgctaataatttgaaaaattcacataattcaatgtaactACAAATGTCGAtgtcgtgtcggtgtcggacacgacacctGTCCGTCACCGAGACAAGTCTAATtcaaggagtgtccgtgcttcatagctcaAGGGAAACTACGAGCAAGTCACGTTTGAAAATTGCTCCTTTTCCGTTCGTTTTTTATCATTTCCTTAAttcagcatgagttaactcatgccaACACTTTTAAAAGTGTCaacgtgaattaactcacgctGAATTAAGGGAATGGACAATTTTAAAAAGGAGAAGAGCAACTTTCGTCATGATGATACCAATTACATCAAAATTAGTTCTAGGACTAAATGATCCATAACATAAGTaggattgaaaaataaaatcattttcatattaTGCTTTATTCGTGCTTATGAAGACAATCATATTGTATCATCATAAGCACGATTAAAACATAATACGATAATTTATTCTaacttatcttttttattttttatccataTTATAAAGTGatgtttttttgtcaagtagttaaTGACTAGAAATTCTAAcatttaaggtgaataaatgacTGTTTGTATTTGAACCACAATGCTTCACCCCTgcatatatattatgcaatgtctctACCAACGATAACTAAAGTGAATTTTATAAATACTAAGTATACCTAACCACTATCTAGTTTAATTGCGGTCAACAAAAAGATAGAAGAAGAAAGTTGTCGCAAAACAGTACGAgataaaacaacacaacataagaTAAAACAGCAcatgataaatttttatgacattgaataatttttgatCTTGTACGATTTTTGgtgaacaaaattttattttggtattttaaataGCTTGTACGTAGGACAAAAAATCATCTAATATGCCACTTTTAACTTAATGTTTTTTAGCACAATAATAAAAGAGACTAAAATGACTAACAAAGAAGGATTTAAGGGATCGAAACGTAACTTTTATTAATTAGAAGACTaatataaaacttaaaaaatatttaaggacTTAAAAGTGtgattaaacctaaaaaaaaaaaataaaaaaaatatcaagtgGACATATTGAATGAGTAAAATCTTAGCTACTGCCACCGAGAAAATGATAGTTTattatcaaaattgaaaacacACACAATTTGtcccttatatatataattgtaatTACGTGATTCGGTCAAATAATTTGCCTTCACAGTCAACCCCAAACCAAAACAGCATGGGCTCTGAATCTCAATCTCCGACCTTGGAGCTTGTAAAGGAAGAAATCCCAGTTAAACAACAACCTCTTCTTCTATCAGATAACTTCAAAACTGGTCTTGTTCTCGTTGATCTTGTTAATGGTTTCTGCACCGTTGGATCCGGCAACTTCGTAATtctgttttttccttttaacgTACTCTGTTATCTCACCTTTGTCTTTTTCGTTgcaattgaataaattttttttattttttattttgttcttgttATTGTAGGCGCCAAAAGAACACGACGAGAAAATTAGTAAGATGGTGGAAAATTCAGTGAAGCTATCAAAAAAGTTTGCTGAGAAGAATTGGCCAATATTTGCTTATCTGGATTCTCATCATCCTGATATTCCTGAACCTCCTTATCCTTCTCACTGTCTTATTGGCTCTGATGAAAGCAAATTAGTCCctggtatttttttcttttctatgattttcaaataaataaaataatatggtttcacttcattaaattttttatattagaaCATAGACATAGATGGACCCTAAACATTAACATTGATACGTCGACACTGATAATATGTGAACACGTCGAGTTTATTGAATGTAACTATATATGTGGGTGTTGTGTTAGTATCAAACAACGAACGGTGAACACTTCTTCAATCCaaagctatgaagcacagaAAATAGGTGTGTCCtagtgtccgacaccgacacatataattacattgagCTATctgattttctaaaaaaaaattagtagtgTCGGCGTCTTGCTTTATAGATCCAAAGTGTTGGTGTGTTGGTGCTAGGTGCTAGTAGTTTTTACGTGGATTTTGTCATTTATACATCACCCTTTTTTATTAAGCCATGGCCCACAAAATGACATACCAGACAAGGGTGCCTACATATGTGCTAatgtttattcaaaaatgtCCTTCAATGAGAGTATCTAAAAGTACCATCTTCCTAATAAGGAAGTACCCTTTAAATCCCCTCATCAAATATGGAAACTCTAAAAAGggatataagtataattttccAAACAAATAGAAGGGACATGTAAACCAAACCTTAGGAGAAGTAAGttctttttttctaaattttatgTTAGAGGTTCTTCAAGTCATTTTATTGGTGAAGAAATTAATccctaatgttaattttttttttatcaaattattccctataattttttagcattatttcaattattaaGGAATTAACATGAGTCATGCTATAtgtttcataaattaattaatttaactcTTTACTCTTAAACCTATTACTTGATACAAAGATATATGTTTATTGTGTTGGTGTTTTCTTCCCTAATTTGATTTTGGTTTCCTCTGAAATGAAGATCTCCTCTGGCTGGAAAATGATCCAAATGCAACACTCAGGAAAAAAGACTGCATTGATGGATTCATTGGTTCATATGAGAAAGATGGCTCTAATGTCTTTGTTGATTGGGTGAAAAGTAATCAGATAAAACAAGTAAGCATTACCtgtgttgttattattttattctctgttattacaGGAGTTTTTTAAACCATCATAAAGCAAGAATGTGTAGTTTATTGTAGTTAATAAGGTTGCAGTAGCTTTTAGAAACCGGTGGCATTATATGCTTCATTACCATGGTAAGCCACTATGTTTAAGGTAgggtttggttttgatttttacTCATTTGAATTTGGGATAGGTTTTGGTTTTAGGCACTATAAATGAGAAGGATTAAAATCTTCTGAACCATGATAAATAACGATAGGTTTTGGTTTTACACTTTTTCGAAGTGAGAATTAATGTTTTCACTTCCCTATATGTCTCCCCAACTAATGATTGTTGGAATCTTGAGACCATAGTTCTAAATTGAGGTCTGCCAATTGCGACTGCAATACAAAGGCCTTACCATAATGGCATAGTAACCGCAATTGCAGCCGCATTGGCTGCATCTGCAATATGAAAGCTTGCAGTGGAACCTTGACCACAACCGCAACTGAGAGATTCTTTAttgatatcatttttttttagttcataGATTCTTGGCTGAGGTTCTGAGGCGCTGGTTTTCCCTTGTTACAGGTTTTGGTTTGTGGGATATGCACTGACATATGCGTGCTGGATTTTACCTGTTCAGTTTTGTCTGCGAGAAATCGTGGTTTCCTTTCTCCTCTGGAAAATGTGATTGTGGCCTCCCAAGCTTGTGCTACTTATGATCTTCCACTACATGTAGCCAAAGCTAGCAAAGATCTGGTGTCCCATCCACAGGTATTtggtcaaattaaattttagcTTTCAGTGATACACTTAATTATCTTaaagttttttgtttgttttttatttgtattttaatttaaattgcaTAAACTTTAGAACTCAAATGATAATTCTGCCTTTCCCATCTTATGTTGGTTATAAGTATTGCAAACCTTGCAACTTTAGTTATTTTTGACAGCAAAATGAAGTCATAGGGAAAATTTTGCAGCTTTAAGACGCACTGTAACTGGTAGAAAATATAATTAGCATAATCTCATTATTTAGATGTTGAATGATggtcatttatttgacattgccccttgtttttttt from Medicago truncatula cultivar Jemalong A17 chromosome 8, MtrunA17r5.0-ANR, whole genome shotgun sequence includes the following:
- the LOC11423702 gene encoding nicotinamidase 1 isoform X2, which encodes MGSESQSPTLELVKEEIPVKQQPLLLSDNFKTGLVLVDLVNGFCTVGSGNFAPKEHDEKISKMVENSVKLSKKFAEKNWPIFAYLDSHHPDIPEPPYPSHCLIGSDESKLVPDLLWLENDPNATLRKKDCIDGFIGSYEKDGSNVFVDWVKSNQIKQVLVCGICTDICVLDFTCSVLSARNRGFLSPLENVIVASQACATYDLPLHVAKASKDLVSHPQELMHHVALYIAVGRGAQIASEVSFE
- the LOC11423702 gene encoding nicotinamidase 1 isoform X1 produces the protein MGSESQSPTLELVKEEIPVKQQPLLLSDNFKTGLVLVDLVNGFCTVGSGNFVILFFPFNAPKEHDEKISKMVENSVKLSKKFAEKNWPIFAYLDSHHPDIPEPPYPSHCLIGSDESKLVPDLLWLENDPNATLRKKDCIDGFIGSYEKDGSNVFVDWVKSNQIKQVLVCGICTDICVLDFTCSVLSARNRGFLSPLENVIVASQACATYDLPLHVAKASKDLVSHPQELMHHVALYIAVGRGAQIASEVSFE